The genomic segment CAATGCAGAAATAGTGCCTTTGCCAAAACACAAAGAGGAGCAAGAGGAAGAAAAGCCCATCCAGAAGGTTTATACACCCAACACTACCACCATAGCCCAGCTTTCTGACTACCTAAAAATTCCCGCATACAAAATTCTAAAGGCGGTCTTGTACCTAAAAGGGGAAGAGCCTATCATGGTTTTAATCAGGGGAGACAGGGAAGTGGATGAAAAGAAGTTAGAAAATGTCCTTGGAACAGATGAATTTAGACTGGCAACAGACGAAGACATAAGAAGAATTCTAAACACATCAAAGGGATTTGTAGGTCCCTTTAATCTTCCTTCAAACTTCAAAGTCCTCTGGGATAATTCAGTTTTTGGAGTAAAGAACATGGTGGTTGCACTTAACGAGGAGGACTATCATTACATCAACGTCAATGCGGGAAGGGATATTCAATATGGAGAGTTTGTAGATGTGTGTCAGGTAGAAGAGGCAGACCCCTGTCCCAAATGTGGTTCTCCTCTTAGAGTTGGGAGAGGCTTAGAGTTGGGGCACATATTCCTCTTGGGAACAAGATACTCAGAGCCTATGAGAGCTTTCATCAAAGACAGGTTAGGTCAGGAAAAGCCCGTGGTTATGGGATGCTACGGTATTGGTATATCAAGGTGCCTTCCAGCCATCGTAGAGCAGTATCACGACGAGAAAGGTATTAAGTTTCCTACGGTGGTTGCACCCTTTGAGCTTGATATTATCTGCGTCAATCAGTCGGATGAAGAGCAAAAAAGCGTTGCGGAAAAACTATACACGTTGGCTATGGAGCTCGGAATAGACGTGATATACGATGACAGGGACGAGAGCCCGGGCTTTAAGTTTGCAGATGGGGAGCTTTGCGGCTTTCCTTATATCCTGGTTGTTGGTAAAAAAGTTAAGGAAGGTAAGGTGGAGCTTTGGATAAGGCACACGGGAGAAAGAAGAGAGCTTCAGATAGACTCTGCCATCCAAGAGGTAAAGTCTCTGATAGAAAAGGATAAACTCTAATGGAGAATGTATTTTATTGGCTTACTCTGAGAGCTATATCCGGGCTTGGCGAAAGGAGCATAAAAAAACTTTACCAGCACTACAAAGACCCAAAGCTTATACTGGAGGCAGACCAGGCGGAGCTTGAAGAGCTTGTGGGAAAGGTTAAGGCAAGCAGGATAAAGGAGAAAAATCTCAGCTTTGACCCGGAGCAAGTTATAAAGGTATTGCAAAAAGAGGGTATAGGATGCATTACTCTTTCAGATGAAGATTACTTTCCTAAGCTGAGGGAGATAGAGGATCCACCACCTGTTTTGTTTTACCAAGGGGAGCTTAAGCAAAGGGTATTCTTTGGAGTGGTGGGCACAAGAAAGCCAGATGGATACAGTGTGAGGTATCTAAGGGACCTGGTAAATCTTCTGGTGTCAAAGGGATACGCCATAGCTTCTGGTGGTGCAATGGGAATAGACTTTCTCTCCCACAAGTTCTGTGTGGAAGGAGGGGGTTATACTGTATGCTTTTTGGGATTTGGTATCTTACAGGCACAAGAGAGTCTAAAAAGAGTGGTTCTAAGTAGCGGGGCTGTTGTCTCTGAGTTTCTTCCTTGGGAGAGCGCTGAAAAACACACATTCCCAAGAAGAAATAGGCTCATCAGCGGGGTTTCGGAAGGTGTTTTTGTGGTGGAGGCTGGGGAAAACTCAGGAGCTTTGATAACCGCTTACTATGCCAAAGAGCAAGGAAGGCAGGTTTATGTGCACGTAGGATACGGGTCCAGTGAAAGGTGGGAAGGTTGTATAAAGCTGGTAAATGAGGGAGTGGCAAAGCTTGTGGGAAGGCTTCAGAAGTTCGAATTAAAGGATGAAAAATCCGAAGACCCAATCTTAATACTTCTAAACACACCAAAGACCCTGAGCGAGCTGTCCCAGATCTTAGGAATAGAAGAGAGGGAGCTAAGCAAGAGGTTAGGATTATACATTGCAGAAGGTTTGGTTTCTTGCACTGGAGCTTACTACCACAGGCTAAAACAGGAAGGGGAGGAATACTACACCGGCAAAGAGTTTATTCCAACCTTTTAGAAAGTGAAGCGTAAAAGCTCCCAACGAAAGACTTAGGACAGTCTCCCAAAGACGGAATTTAAAGAAAACGGTTGGGGCAAAGCCTGAGAAGAAGACCACGGTTTTTATTATGGCGGTTCCTAAGAGTTCAAGGGGGAAGGAAGGTAAAGAAAATAGAGTGACCATATCCAGAAAGCCATATACAGTAAAAAGA from the Thermocrinis sp. genome contains:
- a CDS encoding proline--tRNA ligase, encoding MRWSRYFWYTLKEEPADAEANSHRLLLKAGFTKQVASGIYEYTPPALKVIRKIEAIVRKEMERSGAQEVLLSVLNPSELWKETGRWEVYGRELFTLKDRHGREYCLGPTHEEEITDLFRSFVNSYKKLPLILYQIQVKFRDEKRPRFGLIRSREFIMKDAYSFDEDEFSAMISYETMKFAYERIFKKLRLNTLLAEASVGTIGGKMSHEFIVLTDYGEARVAFCENCGYCANAEIVPLPKHKEEQEEEKPIQKVYTPNTTTIAQLSDYLKIPAYKILKAVLYLKGEEPIMVLIRGDREVDEKKLENVLGTDEFRLATDEDIRRILNTSKGFVGPFNLPSNFKVLWDNSVFGVKNMVVALNEEDYHYINVNAGRDIQYGEFVDVCQVEEADPCPKCGSPLRVGRGLELGHIFLLGTRYSEPMRAFIKDRLGQEKPVVMGCYGIGISRCLPAIVEQYHDEKGIKFPTVVAPFELDIICVNQSDEEQKSVAEKLYTLAMELGIDVIYDDRDESPGFKFADGELCGFPYILVVGKKVKEGKVELWIRHTGERRELQIDSAIQEVKSLIEKDKL
- the dprA gene encoding DNA-processing protein DprA → MENVFYWLTLRAISGLGERSIKKLYQHYKDPKLILEADQAELEELVGKVKASRIKEKNLSFDPEQVIKVLQKEGIGCITLSDEDYFPKLREIEDPPPVLFYQGELKQRVFFGVVGTRKPDGYSVRYLRDLVNLLVSKGYAIASGGAMGIDFLSHKFCVEGGGYTVCFLGFGILQAQESLKRVVLSSGAVVSEFLPWESAEKHTFPRRNRLISGVSEGVFVVEAGENSGALITAYYAKEQGRQVYVHVGYGSSERWEGCIKLVNEGVAKLVGRLQKFELKDEKSEDPILILLNTPKTLSELSQILGIEERELSKRLGLYIAEGLVSCTGAYYHRLKQEGEEYYTGKEFIPTF